The following proteins are co-located in the Salvelinus namaycush isolate Seneca chromosome 31, SaNama_1.0, whole genome shotgun sequence genome:
- the LOC120025972 gene encoding arrestin domain-containing protein 1-like, whose protein sequence is MGKLKEFDITFTNNKVVYSPGESISGSVKITTGTSLQYKAIKVNCLGSCGVSNKMNDMSWTLEEQYFSSTLSVADKGTLAAGEHSFPFQFLIPVAAPTSFEGPFGKIVYRVRAVIDTPRFSKDYKAQRPFYLLNLLNLNQVPNIEQPSYAVTTKRFSYLLVKTGTLMMKACSDQRGYTPGQIIRLATEIHNKSGKDTGCVLASLIQKVTYKTKRAVFDLRTIAEVEGAGVKAGKHAEWREQIIVPPLPQSGLAGCSLIEIDYFIQVSLKSPETVVTLPIYIGNIAVNLIPSRPMPSTPAPTTISPNPGPEGVTPSAPPAEEDLEEVLGAGGSVSEEIPTKSHSQQDQSGQPPTMSPSAFSYAPAVDFPPSQRRADDTSAPLFCVSTGATIPFFTEGNATPVPTSCPLILPPEYSTWDFTHEPPPTYEESCSSNNSSFNNSRPQE, encoded by the exons ccattaaggTGAACTGCCTGGGATCATGTGGGGTCTCCAACAAAATGAACGACATGTCATGGACACTGGAAGAGCAATACTTCAGCAGCACACTGTCTGTAGCTGACAAAG GTACCCTGGCAGCTGGCGAGCACAGCTTCCCTTTTCAATTTCTCATTCCAG TGGCTGCCCCGACCTCCTTTGAAGGGCCCTTTGGGAAGATTGTTTACCGTGTGAGAGCCGTCATAGACACACCTCGCTTCTCCAAGGACTACAAGGCCCAGAGGCCCTTCTACCTACTTAACCTGCTCAACCTCAACCAAGTGCCCAACATTGAG CAACCCAGTTATGCTGTGACCACTAAGAGGTTCAGCTACCTCCTGGTGAAGACGGGCACCCTCATGATGAAGGCTTGCAGTGACCAGAGGGGATACACACCAGGCCAGATCATTAGACTAGCCACTGAGATCCACAACAAGTCAGGCAAGGACACGGGCTGTGTGCTGGCCAGCCTCATACAG AAAGTGACTTATAAGACCAAACGGGCTGTGTTCGACCTGCGGACCAtagcagaggtagagggggcgGGAGTGAAGGCGGGGAAACACGCTGAGTGGCGGGAGCAAATCATCGTACCGCCCCTCCCCCAGTCTGGCCTGGCCGGCTGTAGCCTTATAGAGATCGATTACTTCATCCAG GTATCACTAAAGTCCCCCGAGACAGTTGTCACTTTACCCATCTACATCGGGAACATCGCTGTCAACTTGATCCCGTCACGACCTATGCCCTCAACTCCAGCCCCAACAACCATCAGCCCCAACCCCGGCCCAGAAGGGGTTACCCCGAGCGCGCCCCCGGCTGAGGAGGACTTGGAAGAGGTGTTGGGTGCAGGGGGTTCAGTCAGCGAGGAGATCCCCACAAAGAGTCACTCCCAGCAGGACCAATCCGGCCAGCCCCCCACCATGTCCCCCAGTGCATTCAGCTACGCTCCCGCTGTAGATTTCCCCCCCAGCCAGCGACGTGCCGATGACACCTCGGCGCCTCTGTTCTGTGTGTCTACTGGGGCCACCATCCCCTTCTTCACAGAAGGAAACGCCACCCCAGTACCCACGTCCTGTCCTCTCATACTCCCGCCTGAGTACAGCACCTGGGACTTCACACATG AACCCCCTCCCACATATGAGGAGAGCTGCAGCAGTAACAACTCCAGCTTCAACAACAGCAGACCGCAGGAGTGA